DNA sequence from the Kiritimatiellia bacterium genome:
GCCACGTCCTTCTCCAGGTCCGCCTTGGTCCACTGGCCCATGAACTGGTTGCCCTCGCCCATCAGCAGGCGCCGGGGATCCGCCCGCCCCCCGTCATCCTTCGCCAGCCGCCGGCTGGTCTTCTGGAAATCGTGGACTTCGCAGACTCGGCAGGGATTTACTACGAAGCGCCCGCTATCCTCGGCCTCCTCCAGGAGCCAGGCATTGCCCTCCAGCGGCAGTTCGTGCAGGCGTATGAGCGACAGCATGAGCCCATGGCTGTACACGTCCAGCTTGACGTACTTCGCGTCGCGGACGTTCGGGAGGCCCATCGCGTAGTACTTTGCGAAGCCCTGACTGTAATCGTTCGCGGCGGGGGCCGCCGCATTCGTGGCCGCCTCATCGGCCCGGACGGCAGGGAACGCGAACAAGGCGGCCAGAACGAATACACCATGAACGAGCCGCGACCGCGCTGCACATTTCGCCAGGATCATGTGTCCTCCGATGACGGCCGCCCCCCTGCCCCGGTTATGGGATCGCTTCCTCTGACCGCCCGAAGCGGACCCCTGTTCAATCCGTCCTCTTACGGGCCTCGGCGGTCAAGCGGGCCCCATCCTAGTACACGGGCCCCTTCCTGGGAAGCACCTTGCCTCCGGGCCCTTCATGGGGGTACTACGCCGGCGGAAGAGAAAATCGGCAATATTTTTTAAAAAAGTTCATGTCCATTATGAACGGTAAAGCGTATTACGTGTATAGTGCGGCAAGATACCATGTTCAAGCGAACCATGCGATGGGGGCTGGGCGTGCTGATGCTGGCCGCGTCCGCGCGGGCCCAGTCTTCGCGGCCCGGTTGGGGCGCGACGCCGTACGCCGGGGGCGTGACGTTCCGGGTCTGGGCGCCGCACGCGACGAACCTGACCGTCGCCGGCGAGTTCAACGGCTGGAGCACGACCTCCCGCCCGCTCACGCTCGAAAGCGCGACCACGGGCGTGTGGTCCGCGGACGTGTCCGGCGCGGTGACCGGCCAGAACTACAAGTTCCTGGTCAACACGCCGACGACCTACAAGACCGACCCGCGCAGCCGGCGCGTCAACGCGGGGGACAACAACAATTCCGTCATCACCGCCCCGAGCAACTTCAACTGGCAGGGCAACGCGTACAGCCTCACGAACTCGCGCGACCTCGTGCTCTACGAGGCGCACGCCGGCACCTTCAACGGGCCGCCGGGCACGTTCTCGACGTTCACCGGCCGGCTCGACCACCTGCGCGACCTCGGCGTGAGCGGGATCGAGCTGATGCCCGTCAACGAGTTCCCGTCGTCCACGAGCTGGGGCTACAACCCGGGCTACCCGTTCTCCGTCGAGTACAACTACGGCACCCCGGACGCGCTCAAGCAGCTCGTGCTCCAGTGCCACCAGGGCGGCCTCGCGGTCCTGCTGGACGTGGTCCATAACCACTGGGACGCCGACTCGTCGCTGTGGCGGTTCGACGGCTGGGACCCGGACGGCGTCCACGGCGGCCAGTACTTCTACAACACGGATCCCTACGCGACGACGCCCTGGGGCCCGCGGCCGGACTACAGCAACGCCCAGGTCTGCGCGGCGATCTTCGACACGTTCCGGATGTGGAAGAACGAGTACCGCATGGACGGCTTCCGCTGGGACGCCCCATACCACATCCTGTACACGACCAACGGCGTCTACATCCCCGAGGGCCTGGCGCTGATCACGAACGCCCTCGCGATGATGGCGGACGAGTACCCCGGCACGTGGAACATCGCCGAGGACGTGAAGGAGTTGAGCGGGTTCAACGCCTACTGGGACTTCACGTTCCTCTGGGAAGTCCGGGGCGTGCTCACCCAGGGCAGCGACGGCGACCGCGACATGCCGACCATCGCCCGGAACGTCGCCGGGACATTCCAGCGCGTGATCTTCACCGACTCCCACGACTCGGCCGGCGACCTCAACGGCGGCGTCCGGCTGCCCACGGCGATCCACTCGGGCGACCCCGCGGGCTACTACGCCCGAAAACGCTCGACGCTCGGCGCGGCGCTCGTCCTGACCGCCCCGGGCACACCGATGCTCCTGCAGGGGCAGGAGATGCTGGAGACCAACCAGTTCAGCGACACGCTCGGCGTGGACTGGACCCGCACCAACAGCTTCGCCGGCATCGTCCGCCTCTACCGCGACCTCATCCGGCTGCGGCGCAACCTCGACGGCGTTTCGGAGGGCCTGCTGGGCGACAACTGCAGCACGTACCACGTGGACAACGCGAGCAAGCTGGTGGCCTATAGCCGGTGGGATTCCTCCGCCACCGACCGTTACACCGTGGTCGCCGCCAACTTCGCCAACGCGACGCGGTCGGGCTACCCCATCAATTTCCCCGCCGCGGGGACGTGGTACGTCCACTTCAACAGCGATTCGACGAACTACGCCGCCGACTACGGCCACGCGGGCAGCGTCGAGGTCGTCGCCGCGGGCACGCCGCCGTGGGGAACCATCACCATCGCGCCCTACAGCGTGCTGATCCTCTCCCAGGTGCCGCGGACGGGCATGCTCATCCGCGACACCGAGCCCGCCGACCGGCCGGCCGGCAATGACGACGGGATCCTCGACCCCGGCGAGACCATCCGCGAGACCATCGTGTTGTGGAACAATTCCCAGGCGGCCGCGACAAACGTCAGCGCCGCGCTCACCTCCCTGACGCCGGGCGTGACCATCCTGCAGGGCGCGTCGACCTATGCCGCCATGGCCCCCGACGCCGCGGCGACAAACGCCTCGGTTTTCGAGTACCGGCTCGACCCCGGCATGGCGTGCGGAAGCCTGGTCCAGTTCGAACTGGCGACGTCGTTCAACGGCCTGGCGCTGACCAGCGCCTTCGAGCACGTCATCGGGCAGATCGTGGACCTGGCGACGACGACCAACCTTTTCGAGAGCACGGACACGCCCAAGCAGATCGCCGATGCCTCGACCACGTACTCCGATCTGGCGATCAACGAGGCGGGCACCAACGTGGTCAGCGACGTCAACGTGCGGCTCCGGATCCACCACACGTACGACCGGGACCTGACGCTCGCGCTCCAGCACCCGGACGGCTCGGAGGTCCTGCTGGTCACCCGGCGCGGCGGCAGCGGCGACCACTTCGGCACCGGCACGTGCGGGTCCGCCACCTACACGGTCCTCGACCAGGGCGCGGCGCTGTCCATCAGCAACGGCAGCGCGCCGTTCGCCGGCGCGTACCGGCCGGAGAGCACGCTGGACGCCTTCAACGGCAAGGCGCTCAACGGCACATGGCGGCTCCGCATGCGCGACGCCTACTCCCGGAACATCGGCACGAACCTGTGCTGGTCGCTCGAGATCGCCTACGAGCAGCAGCGCTGCGAGTGCCAGGTCTTCAGCAACCGGCCGCCCGTCGCCATGGCGACGCAGGTCGTGCACGTCGGCTACGGACCGACCAACCTGGCGCTGACGGGGACCGATCCCGACGGGCAGGCGTTGAGCTTCCAGGCCGCCGGCAGCCCCTCGCACGGCAGCCTGTCGGCCGTGGACACCTCGACCTGGACGGCGCTGTACCTGCCCGTACACGGGTACACGGGCACGGACTCGTTTGAGTTCGTGGCGTCCGACGGGCTCACCAGCAGCCTCCCGGCGACCTTCCGGGTGGCGGTCCAGGCGCCGCCGGATGCCGACGCGGACGGGATGCCGGACGAGTGGGAAACCGCGCACTTCACCAACGCGACGGCCGGGTCGGCGGACGCGGACGCCGACGGCGACGGCATGTCGAACCTGGACGAGTACCGATGCAACACGAATCCCCACGACAGCAACTCCGTACTCCGGCTGGTCGGCCAGCCCTGGGCGGCGCAGGGCTACTCGCTGCGCTGGAGTTCCGTGGGCGGAACGCGGTACGGGGTGGAATACAGCCCCGGGATCACGAGCGGCTTCGCGTACATCGCGCGGCCGCTCGCGGAGGAGATGGACCCGTCCCCCAAGGGCGCGGCCACGAACCTATCCTTCACCGACGACTTCACGCTGACCCCGACGCCCGACGCCGGCGCGCCGCGGCTCTACCGCGTGCGCGTGCTGGACCGATAGCAGATTGGGAAAAAAGACTTGCACGCCGGCGGGTAGTAGTAATAATTACTAATAGCGCGTGCCGTCGCTCGATCGAAGACGCGGGAGGCCGGCCTGACCGATGAAGCAAAGAACGAGCTATAGAGTGCTTCTGGCGATAACGGGCCTTATCGCGGTCGGCCTGGGGACCGTCGGCGTCTTTGTCCCCCTGCTGCCGACGACGCCTTTCCTGCTGCTCGCGGCGGCCTGCTTCCTCCGCAGCTCCGACCGCCTGTACGCCTGGCTGATGCATCACCGGTGGTTCGGCGCGTATATCCGGAATTACCGGGAGCACCGCGCCATCACCCGGCGGGCCAAGGTCGTGACGCTGGCCCTGCTGTGGGGCGTCATCGGGTACTCCGCGGTCGCCGTGGCGACCGCGTGGTGGCTGCGGGCCCTGCTCGGGGCCGTCGCGGTGGGGGTCACCCTGCACCTGCTGGGCCTGAAGACCCTGGACCGTGACATGCTGGAGTCGTGCGCGGGGATCAACGAAAATGAATCGGCGGAGGCCTGATACGGCGTTCCAACGGGGAGGATAAAGCGTCATGGACAAAGCCAGGATAGCGCAAAAGGCGCCCTACGAGGTGAAGGCGGAAAAGGGCAAGACGTACTACTGGTGCTCGTGCGGCTTGAGCGCGAACCAGCCGTTCTGCTCGGGTGCGCACAAGGGCACCGCGTTTACGCCGGTGGCCTTCACGGCGGAAGAAAGCAAGCCGGTGTTCCTGTGCGGGTGCAAGCAGACGAAAAAACCGCCGTTCTGCGACGGCACGCACCGGAGCCTCGATTGACGGCGGGCGTCGGACTTATAAACAAACCAGAAGACAGACCAAGGGAGGAAAAGAGATGAGCGAGAATGGAAAATGCCCCGTAACCGGCCACACCCGGGGAACCATCACCGGCCACGGCACGTCGAACCGCGACTGGTGGCCGAACCAGCTGAACCTGGGCATCCTTCATCAGCATCCGCCGGCGTCCAACCCGATGGGACCGGACTTTGAGTACGCGAAGGAATTCAACAAGCTCGACCTGGCCGCCCTCAAGAAGGACCTGTACGCGCTGATGACCGAATCGAAGGACTGGTGGCCGGCCGACTGGGGCCACTACGGCGGGCTGTTCATCCGCATGGCCTGGCACAGCGCCGGCACCTACCGCACCGCGGACGGACGCGGCGGCGGCGGCACGGGCAACCAGCGGTTCCCGCCGGTAAACAGCTGGCCCGACAACGTCAACCTGGACAAGGCGCGCCGCCTGCTCTGGCCCATCAAGAAGAAATACGGGAACCGGATCTCCTGGGCCGACCTGATGATCCTCGCGGGCAACTGCGCCCTCGAATCCATGGGCTTCAAAACCTTCGGCTTCGGCGGCGGCCGCGCGGACATCTGGCAGCCCGAAGAGGACATCTACTGGGGGAAGGAAGACACCTGGCTGGGCGACAAGCGCTACAGCGGCGACCGCGAGCTGGAAAACCCGCTGGCCGCCGTGCAGATGGGCCTGATCTACGTCAACCCGGAAGGCCCGAACGGGAAGCCCGATCCCGTGGCCTCGGGCCGCGACGTCCGCGTGACCTTCGCCCGCATGGCCATGAACGACGAGGAAACCGTCG
Encoded proteins:
- a CDS encoding alpha amylase C-terminal domain-containing protein; this translates as MFKRTMRWGLGVLMLAASARAQSSRPGWGATPYAGGVTFRVWAPHATNLTVAGEFNGWSTTSRPLTLESATTGVWSADVSGAVTGQNYKFLVNTPTTYKTDPRSRRVNAGDNNNSVITAPSNFNWQGNAYSLTNSRDLVLYEAHAGTFNGPPGTFSTFTGRLDHLRDLGVSGIELMPVNEFPSSTSWGYNPGYPFSVEYNYGTPDALKQLVLQCHQGGLAVLLDVVHNHWDADSSLWRFDGWDPDGVHGGQYFYNTDPYATTPWGPRPDYSNAQVCAAIFDTFRMWKNEYRMDGFRWDAPYHILYTTNGVYIPEGLALITNALAMMADEYPGTWNIAEDVKELSGFNAYWDFTFLWEVRGVLTQGSDGDRDMPTIARNVAGTFQRVIFTDSHDSAGDLNGGVRLPTAIHSGDPAGYYARKRSTLGAALVLTAPGTPMLLQGQEMLETNQFSDTLGVDWTRTNSFAGIVRLYRDLIRLRRNLDGVSEGLLGDNCSTYHVDNASKLVAYSRWDSSATDRYTVVAANFANATRSGYPINFPAAGTWYVHFNSDSTNYAADYGHAGSVEVVAAGTPPWGTITIAPYSVLILSQVPRTGMLIRDTEPADRPAGNDDGILDPGETIRETIVLWNNSQAAATNVSAALTSLTPGVTILQGASTYAAMAPDAAATNASVFEYRLDPGMACGSLVQFELATSFNGLALTSAFEHVIGQIVDLATTTNLFESTDTPKQIADASTTYSDLAINEAGTNVVSDVNVRLRIHHTYDRDLTLALQHPDGSEVLLVTRRGGSGDHFGTGTCGSATYTVLDQGAALSISNGSAPFAGAYRPESTLDAFNGKALNGTWRLRMRDAYSRNIGTNLCWSLEIAYEQQRCECQVFSNRPPVAMATQVVHVGYGPTNLALTGTDPDGQALSFQAAGSPSHGSLSAVDTSTWTALYLPVHGYTGTDSFEFVASDGLTSSLPATFRVAVQAPPDADADGMPDEWETAHFTNATAGSADADADGDGMSNLDEYRCNTNPHDSNSVLRLVGQPWAAQGYSLRWSSVGGTRYGVEYSPGITSGFAYIARPLAEEMDPSPKGAATNLSFTDDFTLTPTPDAGAPRLYRVRVLDR
- a CDS encoding YbaN family protein, giving the protein MKQRTSYRVLLAITGLIAVGLGTVGVFVPLLPTTPFLLLAAACFLRSSDRLYAWLMHHRWFGAYIRNYREHRAITRRAKVVTLALLWGVIGYSAVAVATAWWLRALLGAVAVGVTLHLLGLKTLDRDMLESCAGINENESAEA
- a CDS encoding CDGSH iron-sulfur domain-containing protein — translated: MDKARIAQKAPYEVKAEKGKTYYWCSCGLSANQPFCSGAHKGTAFTPVAFTAEESKPVFLCGCKQTKKPPFCDGTHRSLD